A single genomic interval of uncultured Pseudodesulfovibrio sp. harbors:
- a CDS encoding metallophosphoesterase: MYWIAFGDIHESTVMLESIPELAGAEAVIITGDITNRGSRESVESVIRAVEAVNPRILAQPGNMDTEAVQGYLCERDMDIHLKVRELAPGVGLMGVGLSTPTPFGTPGEVPEETLGKWLDETHAAAAGFDRLVVAIHEPPRNSKLDMIGAGQHVGSAAVRAFIERAQPDVVLTGHIHESRAVDMIGNTPVINPGMLAGGGYIRIELADGELSAELLSV; this comes from the coding sequence ATGTACTGGATTGCTTTTGGCGACATACACGAGAGCACTGTCATGCTGGAGTCCATTCCGGAACTGGCGGGTGCCGAAGCCGTGATAATCACCGGGGACATAACCAATCGGGGAAGCCGTGAATCCGTGGAGTCCGTGATCCGTGCTGTGGAGGCGGTCAACCCGCGCATTCTGGCTCAGCCGGGGAATATGGACACCGAAGCGGTTCAAGGCTACCTTTGCGAACGGGACATGGATATCCATCTCAAGGTGCGCGAGCTTGCTCCCGGCGTCGGCCTCATGGGTGTGGGCCTGTCCACCCCCACTCCGTTCGGCACCCCCGGTGAAGTGCCGGAGGAAACGCTCGGCAAATGGCTGGATGAAACCCATGCCGCAGCCGCAGGCTTTGACCGACTGGTGGTCGCCATACATGAGCCGCCGCGCAACTCGAAACTGGACATGATCGGGGCCGGACAGCATGTCGGCAGTGCTGCGGTCCGTGCGTTCATCGAGCGCGCACAGCCGGACGTGGTGCTGACCGGGCATATTCATGAATCCCGCGCCGTGGACATGATCGGCAATACCCCGGTCATCAATCCCGGCATGCTGGCTGGCGGCGGATACATTCGGATTGAACTGGCGGACGGGGAACTGTCGGCTGAACTGTTGAGTGTGTAA
- the rsmG gene encoding 16S rRNA (guanine(527)-N(7))-methyltransferase RsmG: MAKKVGRPLFAKQTKQLVRYLDHLTKWNRKMNLVGKSDWKTVFETLIVDSLFLADFMDGLDVADNPLCLDFGAGAGLPGIPLRTIWQDGEYWLVEVREKRVLFMQSALGRMDLPGVSVFHGRAEDVLDHLSDEDRQAKADVILSRAFMPWPKLLDLVQPMLQPGGVVVILANEQPPTESELPAGWTLGDVMEYPVKGGKRHFWSLRLKQ; encoded by the coding sequence ATGGCGAAGAAAGTCGGCCGCCCCCTATTCGCGAAACAGACGAAACAGCTTGTCAGATATCTGGACCACCTCACCAAGTGGAACAGGAAGATGAATCTGGTCGGGAAATCCGACTGGAAGACGGTCTTTGAGACATTGATCGTGGATTCACTGTTTCTGGCGGACTTCATGGACGGTCTGGATGTGGCGGACAATCCGCTGTGCCTCGACTTCGGAGCCGGGGCAGGACTTCCGGGCATTCCGCTCCGCACCATTTGGCAAGACGGTGAATACTGGCTGGTAGAGGTGCGCGAAAAGCGGGTCCTGTTCATGCAGTCAGCGCTCGGGCGCATGGATCTGCCCGGAGTCAGCGTATTTCACGGTCGGGCCGAAGACGTTCTGGACCATCTGTCCGACGAAGACCGTCAGGCCAAAGCGGATGTCATTCTCAGCCGCGCCTTCATGCCGTGGCCCAAACTGCTGGACCTTGTACAGCCCATGCTGCAACCGGGCGGCGTGGTCGTCATCCTTGCCAATGAACAGCCGCCCACGGAGTCGGAACTGCCCGCCGGATGGACGCTGGGCGACGTCATGGAGTACCCCGTCAAGGGCGGAAAGCGGCATTTCTGGTCCCTGCGTTTGAAGCAATAG
- the serS gene encoding serine--tRNA ligase, translating to MLDLKMMQKNPEVVRESLEKRGSKIDVTEFAELDSRRKALIGEVEALKAEKNSVGPEIAKRKKAGEDASDLLKKMGEVSARTKELDAELAEVEAAQKEWMMSVPNIPHASVPVGATEDDNPVLRYWGEKPELDFEPKEHWELGTELGGLDFECAAKLAGSRFSISFGWCARLERALAQLMLDTQTEKHGYTEVLPPFIVNRKTMTGTGQLPKFEEDLFKLTDDRDLYLIPTAEVPLTNVYAGEVLDEEQLPVKFCAQTPCFRSEAGSYGKDTKGLIRQHQFYKVEMVNFAHPDKSYEALEEMTASAEKILQLLDIHYRVIELCTGDIGFGAAKTYDIEVWLPGQDKYREISSCSNCEDFQARRANIKFKPTDSKKKQFLHTLNGSGLAVGRCLVAVLENYQQADGSVVVPEALKPYMGGLEVIKAK from the coding sequence ATGCTTGATTTGAAAATGATGCAGAAGAACCCGGAAGTTGTTCGGGAGAGCCTTGAAAAACGTGGCTCGAAAATAGATGTTACTGAATTTGCCGAACTGGATTCCCGCCGCAAGGCGCTGATCGGCGAGGTCGAAGCGCTCAAGGCCGAGAAGAATTCCGTCGGTCCCGAGATCGCCAAGCGCAAGAAGGCTGGCGAGGACGCATCCGACCTGCTCAAGAAGATGGGTGAGGTCTCTGCCCGCACCAAGGAGCTGGATGCGGAGCTTGCCGAAGTGGAGGCCGCGCAGAAGGAATGGATGATGTCTGTTCCGAACATCCCGCACGCATCCGTTCCCGTGGGGGCAACCGAGGACGACAACCCGGTGCTGCGCTACTGGGGTGAAAAGCCGGAACTCGATTTCGAGCCCAAGGAACACTGGGAACTCGGCACCGAACTCGGCGGTCTTGATTTCGAATGCGCTGCCAAGCTCGCGGGCTCCCGTTTTTCCATCAGCTTCGGCTGGTGTGCCCGACTGGAACGCGCCCTTGCCCAGCTCATGCTCGATACCCAGACCGAGAAGCACGGGTATACCGAAGTGCTTCCGCCGTTCATCGTCAACAGAAAGACCATGACCGGCACCGGCCAGCTTCCCAAGTTCGAGGAAGACCTGTTCAAGCTGACTGACGACCGTGATTTATACCTCATCCCGACCGCCGAAGTCCCGCTCACCAACGTGTACGCGGGCGAGGTGCTCGACGAGGAACAACTGCCGGTCAAGTTCTGCGCCCAGACCCCGTGCTTCCGTTCCGAAGCCGGTTCCTACGGCAAGGACACCAAGGGGCTGATTCGTCAGCATCAGTTCTACAAGGTGGAAATGGTCAACTTCGCGCATCCGGACAAGTCCTACGAAGCGCTGGAAGAGATGACGGCATCTGCGGAAAAGATTCTGCAACTGCTCGACATCCACTATCGTGTCATCGAGCTCTGCACCGGCGATATCGGATTCGGCGCTGCCAAGACATACGACATCGAAGTCTGGCTGCCCGGTCAGGACAAGTACCGTGAAATCTCCTCCTGCTCCAACTGCGAGGACTTTCAGGCGCGCCGTGCGAACATCAAGTTCAAGCCCACGGACTCCAAAAAGAAGCAGTTCCTGCACACTCTCAACGGCTCCGGCCTTGCCGTGGGCCGCTGCCTCGTGGCCGTGCTGGAAAACTATCAGCAGGCCGACGGCTCGGTCGTCGTTCCCGAAGCCCTCAAGCCCTACATGGGCGGCCTTGAAGTCATCAAAGCCAAATAG
- a CDS encoding cytochrome c3 family protein, translating to MKRLLMLSFGIVILLMATTAFAAGPHDMECMECHSTHYAKGDYAVGVKPLFADNPARTRTRAKIADIDALCLGCHNEEEGILPVNMHTTHPTGVTPTYTKVPRELLKDGIFTCVSCHNPHPSNANYKYLILPTSEGGNMGTFCAKCHPNQSDPESVAAAQSIKLNVDGTGSPIVKVKVPKE from the coding sequence ATGAAGCGACTGTTGATGCTCAGTTTCGGAATCGTCATCCTGCTCATGGCCACTACTGCGTTTGCCGCCGGACCGCACGATATGGAATGTATGGAATGTCACAGCACTCACTACGCCAAGGGCGATTACGCAGTGGGTGTGAAACCTCTTTTCGCCGACAACCCGGCCCGCACCCGTACCCGCGCCAAGATCGCGGACATCGACGCGCTCTGTCTCGGCTGCCACAACGAGGAGGAAGGCATCCTCCCCGTGAACATGCACACCACTCACCCCACGGGCGTCACACCCACCTACACCAAGGTGCCGCGTGAACTGCTCAAGGACGGCATTTTTACCTGTGTCAGCTGTCACAACCCGCACCCGTCCAACGCCAATTACAAATATCTGATCCTGCCCACCAGTGAGGGCGGCAACATGGGTACCTTCTGCGCCAAGTGTCACCCCAACCAGTCCGACCCCGAATCCGTGGCCGCAGCGCAGTCCATTAAGCTCAACGTGGACGGCACCGGTTCGCCCATCGTGAAAGTCAAGGTCCCCAAGGAATAA
- a CDS encoding HD-GYP domain-containing protein, with product MYKGNKLDQNPEPHTAMNSNDSEILHQLLLSLGNAIDAKDRGTRHHSGEVARVAEAIGWAMGLSNHDVRWLHMAGLLHDVGKIGIPDSVLTKPGPLDDSEWKLIFSHPEKGDAIVRPVGEFSKPGSVADMVLHHHERFDGSGYPKGLKGDEIPLGARIISVADTLSTMMQDRPYRKGRSFEEASKEVLRCSGTAYDPQVVETFMAVLDDIRHIMENGAE from the coding sequence GTGTACAAAGGCAACAAACTGGACCAGAATCCTGAACCTCACACCGCAATGAACAGCAACGACAGCGAAATACTGCACCAGCTTCTGCTCTCCCTCGGCAACGCAATCGACGCCAAGGACCGCGGCACGCGCCACCACTCCGGCGAAGTGGCCCGCGTGGCCGAAGCCATCGGCTGGGCCATGGGACTTTCGAACCACGACGTGCGCTGGTTGCACATGGCGGGCCTCCTGCACGATGTCGGCAAGATAGGCATCCCGGATTCTGTCCTGACCAAGCCCGGTCCACTGGACGACAGTGAATGGAAACTCATCTTCAGCCACCCGGAAAAGGGTGACGCCATCGTCCGTCCTGTCGGGGAATTCAGCAAACCGGGCAGCGTGGCCGACATGGTTCTTCACCATCACGAACGATTCGACGGCAGCGGGTATCCCAAAGGCCTCAAGGGCGATGAAATCCCGCTCGGCGCACGCATCATCAGCGTGGCCGACACACTCTCGACCATGATGCAGGACCGCCCGTACCGCAAGGGCCGGTCGTTTGAAGAAGCCTCCAAAGAGGTCCTCCGCTGTTCGGGAACGGCATACGATCCGCAGGTCGTCGAGACCTTCATGGCGGTGTTGGACGACATCCGGCACATCATGGAAAACGGCGCGGAATAA
- a CDS encoding vitamin B12-dependent ribonucleotide reductase, protein MPKLKMPARLPEPIINENAKIVLERRYQRKDTDGVVYETPKELFWRVASAIAEEEGKYEKSSCKPAALAREFYDLMTSYRFLPNSPTLMNAGTGLGQLAACFVLPVEDTIEGIFDAVKHAAMIHKSGGGTGFSFSRLRAKESVVGSTGGVASGPLSFLRIFNCATEQIKQGGTRRGANMGILRVDHPDIMDFIKAKERDGELNNFNLSIALTEKFMRAVEKKENFDLVAPNSGEKVGELNARDVFNILVNKAWESGDPGIVFLDRINRDNPTPSLGEIESTNPCGEQPLLPYEACNLGSINLGKCFAKGKNGHDSEIDWDELKRIVHLSTRFLDNVIDASIYPLPQITETVGKNRKIGLGIMGWADLLYQLKIPYNSQSAVDLAERVMKFVHDEARSASKQLAAERGAFPTYAESIFGEANLGPYRNATTTTIAPTGTLSIIAGCSSGVEPLFALSFVRNVMDDDKLVETNPFFETALKDAEAYSANLMEEIAKVGSIRKMENLPEEIRRIYVTSMDIEPIWHLKMQAAFQKYTDNAVSKTVNLPSEATKEDIWDIYWKAYEYGCKGVTVYRDGSKTSQVLCTGDSDKKKDEKADSSVVKDRPDVIYGFTQKISTGLGELFLTVNEMNGRPFEVFATIGKSGGSITAKAEAIGRLVSLALRSGVEVREIVKQLKGIGGENPKFMKKKLVKSIPDAIAYVFESRYLQGDHVDVETASLSRELCPDCGQPLVFEEGCHICKSCAYTKCG, encoded by the coding sequence ACGCCAAGATAGTTCTTGAGCGGAGGTATCAGCGAAAGGATACTGACGGGGTTGTGTACGAAACTCCCAAGGAGCTCTTCTGGAGGGTGGCTTCGGCCATTGCCGAGGAAGAGGGCAAGTACGAAAAATCCAGCTGCAAACCTGCGGCTCTGGCGCGTGAATTTTATGACCTCATGACCTCGTACAGGTTCCTGCCCAATTCTCCCACGCTCATGAACGCGGGAACCGGCCTCGGACAGCTTGCCGCCTGTTTCGTGCTGCCTGTCGAGGATACCATCGAAGGCATCTTCGACGCGGTGAAGCATGCGGCCATGATCCACAAGTCCGGCGGCGGCACCGGCTTTTCCTTTTCCCGGCTGCGAGCCAAGGAGTCCGTTGTCGGTTCCACCGGCGGTGTCGCTTCCGGCCCGTTGTCTTTCCTGCGGATTTTCAACTGCGCCACCGAACAGATCAAGCAGGGAGGCACCCGGCGCGGGGCCAACATGGGCATCCTGCGTGTGGATCATCCCGACATCATGGATTTCATCAAGGCCAAGGAGCGCGACGGCGAACTGAACAATTTCAACCTTTCCATCGCCCTGACAGAAAAGTTCATGCGCGCAGTGGAAAAGAAGGAGAATTTCGACCTTGTCGCTCCCAACTCCGGCGAGAAGGTCGGGGAACTGAACGCCCGCGACGTGTTCAACATCCTCGTGAACAAGGCGTGGGAATCTGGCGACCCCGGCATCGTCTTTCTTGATCGCATCAACCGGGACAACCCCACCCCGAGTCTCGGCGAAATCGAATCCACCAATCCCTGTGGCGAGCAGCCGCTGCTGCCGTATGAAGCGTGCAACCTCGGCTCCATCAACCTCGGCAAGTGCTTTGCCAAGGGCAAAAACGGTCATGATTCCGAAATCGACTGGGATGAACTCAAGCGGATCGTGCACCTGTCGACCCGTTTCCTCGACAACGTCATCGACGCATCCATCTATCCGCTTCCGCAGATTACCGAGACGGTCGGGAAGAACCGCAAGATCGGGCTGGGTATCATGGGCTGGGCCGACCTGCTGTATCAACTGAAGATTCCCTACAACTCCCAGTCCGCCGTGGATTTGGCCGAGCGTGTCATGAAGTTCGTGCATGACGAGGCCCGGAGTGCGTCCAAGCAGCTCGCTGCCGAGCGCGGCGCATTCCCCACATATGCGGAATCCATTTTCGGCGAGGCCAATCTCGGTCCCTACCGCAACGCCACCACCACGACCATTGCACCCACGGGCACGCTGTCCATCATTGCGGGCTGTTCGTCCGGCGTGGAGCCGCTTTTTGCCTTGAGTTTCGTGCGTAACGTCATGGACGACGACAAGCTCGTTGAGACCAACCCGTTTTTCGAGACCGCGCTCAAGGATGCGGAAGCCTACTCCGCCAATCTCATGGAGGAGATAGCCAAGGTCGGTTCCATCCGCAAGATGGAGAACCTGCCCGAGGAAATCCGGCGTATCTATGTCACGTCCATGGACATCGAGCCGATCTGGCATCTCAAGATGCAGGCCGCTTTCCAGAAATACACTGACAATGCGGTGTCCAAGACCGTGAACCTGCCCAGCGAGGCCACCAAGGAAGATATCTGGGATATCTACTGGAAGGCTTACGAATACGGCTGCAAGGGCGTCACCGTGTACCGTGACGGCAGCAAGACGTCGCAGGTCCTGTGTACCGGGGACAGCGACAAGAAAAAGGACGAGAAGGCCGATTCCTCGGTCGTCAAGGACCGCCCGGATGTCATTTACGGGTTCACCCAGAAGATTTCCACCGGTCTGGGCGAGCTGTTCCTGACGGTCAACGAGATGAACGGCAGGCCGTTCGAGGTGTTTGCCACCATCGGCAAGTCCGGCGGTTCCATCACGGCAAAGGCTGAGGCCATCGGGCGTCTTGTTTCCCTTGCCCTGCGCTCCGGTGTCGAGGTCCGGGAAATCGTGAAGCAGCTTAAGGGGATCGGCGGCGAGAACCCGAAGTTCATGAAAAAGAAACTGGTCAAGTCCATTCCGGACGCCATCGCCTATGTGTTCGAGTCTCGTTACCTTCAGGGGGACCATGTGGATGTTGAAACCGCCTCCCTCAGCCGGGAACTGTGCCCGGACTGCGGACAGCCGCTCGTTTTCGAGGAAGGGTGCCATATCTGCAAGTCCTGCGCGTATACCAAGTGCGGCTGA
- a CDS encoding SPOR domain-containing protein codes for MAEKKSGKYKVKVPKINASGRTYDFSLSLPGMISAVGIGVLALTFFFVMGILIGRGYRPEADVPQLGELMPAREHGVAVEEPLKPEILKPEELEYPERLKASPEKMMEESQAVAETQKVVAKTAKPAASPKPAVQEKPEAAKPTPAKDGEPVYDYVYQVASFRKADMAEALSAKLVDAGLRTNISSGEAKGSMWYRVQVLHHGTPASTADMKAVLARHGIGKPLLRKKTAVQ; via the coding sequence ATGGCTGAAAAAAAGAGCGGCAAGTACAAGGTCAAGGTTCCCAAGATCAACGCATCGGGCAGGACCTATGATTTTTCCCTGAGTCTTCCGGGCATGATAAGCGCGGTGGGCATAGGCGTGCTTGCGCTGACGTTCTTTTTTGTCATGGGCATCCTGATCGGGCGCGGTTACCGCCCCGAGGCGGACGTGCCGCAGTTGGGCGAGCTCATGCCTGCCAGGGAACACGGTGTTGCCGTGGAGGAACCGCTCAAGCCGGAAATCCTCAAGCCCGAGGAACTGGAATATCCCGAACGGCTCAAGGCTTCCCCCGAAAAGATGATGGAAGAAAGTCAGGCTGTTGCCGAGACGCAAAAGGTCGTTGCCAAGACAGCCAAGCCTGCTGCCAGCCCCAAACCTGCCGTTCAGGAAAAACCTGAAGCCGCCAAGCCGACGCCTGCCAAGGATGGTGAGCCGGTCTATGACTATGTCTATCAGGTGGCGTCGTTCCGCAAGGCGGACATGGCCGAGGCCTTGAGTGCCAAGCTGGTGGATGCCGGTCTTCGGACCAACATCTCGTCCGGTGAGGCCAAGGGCAGCATGTGGTACCGGGTGCAGGTCCTGCATCACGGCACCCCCGCTTCCACCGCGGACATGAAGGCGGTCCTTGCCAGACACGGCATCGGAAAGCCGCTGCTGAGAAAGAAGACGGCTGTACAATAG
- the argS gene encoding arginine--tRNA ligase: MRAKIHLEEALKKVLADNGWEWPEKAVIEPPKDKKFGDMSVNVAMMLAKQAKKAPRAIAEDIVAALEGDALIEKIDIAGPGFLNFTFAPSFWQETVPAIMEAGESYGVSDMGKGTKVQVEYVSANPTGPLHIGHGRGAALGDSLTRIMKKAGYDVEAEYYINDAGRQMLILGGSILYRAKLASGQDVPEPEDFYKGDYIADIAADVLKKHPDLMEMDEAEATEICKVYGKDVILEGIREDLEAFGVHHDVWFSEKSLVTDGKVDETFADLTKSGMGYEADGAYWFKSTELGDDKDRVLRKSNGDTTYFASDIAYHDNKFKRGFDIVIDIWGADHHGYIPRMMAACEALGKKGGLHVILVNLVNLLRDGAPIAMSTRAGQFETLKDVVDEVGADAARFMFLSRKSDSRLDFDLELVKQKSMDNPVYYVQYAHARICSLNKKAAETGKKAAQVGPESLALLDTEYDMQLLKLLDQYPDCVEGAAKAQSPHVISTYLQELASTLHRYYTNCHVLSAEDDVAAARLMLLDCVAGVVKNGLGLLGVGAPESM, translated from the coding sequence ATGAGAGCGAAAATACATTTGGAAGAAGCACTCAAGAAAGTGCTGGCGGACAACGGGTGGGAATGGCCGGAAAAGGCCGTGATTGAGCCGCCTAAAGACAAGAAATTCGGTGACATGTCGGTGAACGTGGCCATGATGCTTGCCAAGCAGGCCAAGAAGGCTCCGCGTGCCATCGCCGAGGATATAGTGGCCGCGCTGGAAGGCGACGCGCTGATCGAGAAGATCGACATCGCAGGGCCGGGATTTCTGAATTTCACATTTGCGCCGTCTTTTTGGCAGGAGACTGTTCCCGCCATCATGGAAGCCGGCGAATCATACGGCGTGTCCGACATGGGCAAGGGCACCAAGGTGCAGGTGGAATACGTTTCCGCCAACCCCACTGGCCCGCTGCATATCGGCCATGGCCGGGGCGCCGCGCTGGGCGATTCCCTGACGCGCATCATGAAAAAGGCCGGCTATGACGTCGAGGCCGAATATTACATCAACGACGCCGGTCGCCAGATGCTCATTCTGGGCGGCTCCATCCTGTACCGCGCCAAGCTGGCTTCCGGTCAGGACGTGCCCGAACCTGAAGATTTCTACAAGGGCGATTACATTGCCGACATCGCCGCAGACGTGCTGAAAAAGCACCCCGACCTGATGGAGATGGACGAGGCCGAAGCCACGGAAATCTGCAAGGTGTACGGCAAGGATGTCATTCTCGAAGGCATCAGGGAAGACCTTGAGGCCTTTGGCGTGCACCATGACGTCTGGTTCTCCGAGAAGAGTCTCGTCACGGACGGCAAGGTCGACGAAACCTTTGCCGACCTGACCAAGTCCGGCATGGGATACGAGGCCGACGGCGCATACTGGTTCAAGTCCACCGAACTGGGGGACGACAAGGACCGCGTGCTGCGTAAATCCAACGGCGACACCACTTATTTCGCATCCGACATCGCGTATCACGACAACAAGTTCAAGCGCGGTTTCGATATTGTCATCGACATCTGGGGTGCTGACCATCACGGGTATATCCCGCGCATGATGGCGGCCTGCGAGGCGCTCGGCAAGAAGGGCGGCCTGCATGTCATTCTGGTCAATCTGGTCAACCTGCTCCGCGACGGCGCACCCATCGCCATGAGCACGCGTGCCGGACAGTTCGAGACGCTCAAGGACGTGGTGGACGAGGTCGGCGCGGATGCTGCCCGGTTCATGTTCCTGTCCCGCAAGTCCGACTCCCGACTCGATTTCGATTTGGAGCTGGTCAAGCAGAAGTCCATGGACAACCCCGTGTACTACGTGCAGTACGCACACGCCCGCATCTGTTCCCTGAACAAGAAGGCGGCGGAGACCGGCAAGAAGGCCGCACAGGTCGGTCCGGAATCCCTTGCCCTGCTGGATACCGAATACGACATGCAGCTTCTCAAGCTGCTGGATCAGTATCCGGATTGTGTGGAAGGCGCTGCCAAGGCCCAGAGCCCGCACGTTATCAGCACATATTTGCAGGAGCTTGCATCAACCCTGCACAGATATTATACCAACTGCCATGTCCTTTCGGCGGAGGACGATGTTGCCGCCGCACGGCTCATGCTGCTCGACTGCGTGGCCGGTGTCGTGAAAAACGGACTGGGACTGCTCGGCGTGGGCGCTCCCGAATCCATGTAA
- a CDS encoding 23S rRNA (pseudouridine(1915)-N(3))-methyltransferase RlmH → MSKIGFIWVGKLKESFSKDGCALYWKKLSRFFKLDEAMVKDAPGKLPPADKNRKEGEGILAKLKPGDVLIILDEHGDRLTSRELAKRVRKWTDAPNQRPVFAIGGPFGLSDEVKKAARHKIRLSDMTLPHELARLLLLEQLYRAGTILKNMPYHHD, encoded by the coding sequence ATGAGCAAGATCGGATTCATCTGGGTCGGTAAATTGAAAGAGTCCTTCTCAAAGGACGGCTGTGCCCTGTACTGGAAAAAGCTGTCGCGTTTTTTCAAGCTCGATGAGGCCATGGTCAAGGACGCTCCCGGCAAGCTGCCGCCCGCTGACAAGAACAGGAAGGAAGGCGAGGGCATACTCGCCAAGCTCAAGCCGGGTGACGTGCTCATCATTCTGGATGAACACGGCGACCGGCTCACGTCCCGGGAGCTGGCCAAGCGGGTCCGGAAGTGGACCGACGCGCCGAATCAGCGCCCCGTATTCGCCATCGGCGGCCCGTTCGGGCTGTCGGACGAGGTCAAGAAGGCCGCACGGCACAAGATACGCCTCAGCGACATGACGCTGCCGCACGAACTGGCGCGCCTGCTCCTGCTCGAACAGCTCTACCGGGCCGGGACCATACTCAAAAACATGCCGTATCATCACGACTGA
- a CDS encoding queuosine precursor transporter, with amino-acid sequence MNETLWILFALADLCMVLVVYRLFGRVGLFGLMVFNLLLCNIQVLKTVELFGLTTTLGNVLYASVFLSTDLLSEFYGKKEARKGVLLGFVTLAMMVGYMQIALVFQPAADDFAQPHLSALFGFMPRIALASMAAYLISQMHDVWAFHAIKERTGGRMLWLRNNASTMISQLLDSSIFCIIAFWGLFPMNVFMEILLSTYVIKVAVAALDTPFMYLARHLFRKDGVVAEQA; translated from the coding sequence ATGAATGAAACGTTATGGATTTTGTTTGCGCTTGCCGACCTGTGCATGGTGCTTGTCGTGTACCGGTTGTTCGGGCGTGTCGGCCTGTTCGGCCTGATGGTGTTCAACCTGCTCCTGTGCAATATTCAGGTGCTCAAGACTGTTGAACTTTTCGGATTGACCACCACGCTGGGCAACGTGCTGTATGCCAGCGTCTTTCTCTCCACCGATCTTCTCAGTGAATTCTACGGCAAAAAGGAAGCGCGCAAAGGTGTGCTGCTCGGTTTTGTCACACTGGCGATGATGGTCGGCTATATGCAGATAGCGCTTGTCTTCCAGCCTGCGGCGGATGATTTCGCCCAGCCGCACCTGAGCGCCCTGTTCGGATTCATGCCGCGCATCGCACTGGCAAGCATGGCCGCGTATCTCATTTCGCAGATGCATGACGTATGGGCCTTCCACGCCATCAAGGAGCGCACAGGCGGCCGGATGCTCTGGCTCAGAAACAACGCATCCACCATGATCAGCCAGTTGCTCGACTCCTCGATCTTCTGCATCATCGCATTCTGGGGCCTGTTCCCCATGAACGTTTTCATGGAAATCCTGCTGTCCACCTACGTCATCAAGGTTGCAGTCGCAGCGCTTGATACGCCGTTCATGTATCTCGCCAGACATCTTTTCCGGAAAGACGGCGTTGTTGCGGAGCAGGCTTAG